The Paenibacillus sophorae genome has a segment encoding these proteins:
- a CDS encoding ThiF family adenylyltransferase: MEKDQDRENTASSAAGREGRYSRQVRFAPFGAEGQRKLAGSSVLVVGAGALGTGIAETLVRCGVGRVVIADRDYVEWSNLQRQQLYTEEDAERRIPKAAAAKARLSAINSEVTVESHIMDVRAEELEALVPGIDLIMDGTDNFDTRLILNDIAQKHGIPWIYGACVASYGVTYTFIPGETPCLNCLLGTVPLGGDTCDTAGILPQAVQMVTSNATAEAIKLLGGRKEQLRRKLLTFDIWRNEYQEIGVGAARKEHCPSCGKDPVYPYLSAANTERSDVLCGRNTVQIRPAVRSSISLPDTAHRLSRLGLGKVDINPYLVSFNDGDYRVVVFGDGRALVHGTNDISAARSVYHRYFG; this comes from the coding sequence ATGGAGAAAGATCAAGATAGAGAAAATACGGCTTCCTCGGCCGCCGGAAGAGAAGGGCGTTACTCCCGCCAGGTTCGGTTTGCACCCTTTGGCGCGGAGGGCCAGCGGAAGCTGGCAGGATCGAGCGTGCTTGTCGTTGGAGCGGGAGCGCTTGGAACGGGCATTGCCGAGACGCTGGTCCGCTGCGGAGTCGGACGAGTCGTCATTGCCGACCGGGACTATGTGGAATGGAGCAATCTGCAGCGTCAGCAATTATACACGGAAGAAGATGCCGAACGCCGCATACCCAAAGCGGCGGCAGCCAAAGCAAGGCTGTCGGCGATTAACTCCGAAGTGACGGTCGAGAGTCATATCATGGACGTTCGCGCGGAAGAACTGGAGGCTCTCGTACCGGGAATCGATCTCATTATGGACGGTACGGATAATTTCGATACCCGGCTCATCCTCAACGACATTGCCCAGAAGCATGGCATTCCATGGATATATGGCGCCTGTGTGGCAAGCTACGGAGTTACTTATACCTTCATTCCCGGCGAGACGCCATGCCTCAACTGCCTGCTCGGCACCGTTCCGCTTGGCGGGGACACCTGCGACACGGCGGGCATTCTGCCGCAAGCCGTGCAGATGGTCACATCGAACGCAACCGCCGAAGCGATTAAGCTGCTGGGCGGGCGCAAGGAGCAGCTCCGCCGGAAGCTGCTTACATTTGACATCTGGCGAAATGAGTACCAGGAAATCGGCGTCGGCGCCGCCCGCAAGGAGCACTGCCCTTCATGCGGCAAAGATCCGGTGTATCCGTATCTGTCCGCGGCGAACACGGAGCGCAGCGACGTGCTCTGCGGGCGGAATACGGTGCAGATTCGTCCTGCGGTCCGAAGCTCGATTTCGCTTCCCGACACCGCGCATAGGTTGTCCAGGCTGGGACTTGGCAAGGTGGACATCAATCCGTATCTCGTCTCCTTCAATGACGGGGATTACCGGGTCGTCGTATTTGGGGACGGGAGAGCGCTTGTTCACGGAACGAATGACATATCGGCGGCGAGGAGCGTCTACCACCGCTATTTTGGATAA
- a CDS encoding deoxyribonuclease IV, with product MNAKPYIGAHVSIRGGYAQAARAAWKSGAGCFQYFPKNPRSLQLKVVDTRDAGECVSFCREKEMLSIAHTPYPTNLAAGDTDEPSREVMVRSLLNDLEIAEACGSLGIVVHFGHFQKLPPLQGYQNIIQCINETLQSWTGTAKLLIENQAGNGGFEGTTLEELVKIRELSWFPEKIGFCFDTCHAFAAGIWNPERSGDLLESGFKLDYWPHLAAVHLNDSRYPFSSKRDRHAGVGRGQIGEKGLKELLISEPLLGKPAILETEKGTDGTHKDEIAAVLSWFEA from the coding sequence ATGAACGCTAAGCCCTACATCGGGGCGCATGTCAGCATACGGGGCGGTTACGCTCAGGCTGCAAGAGCGGCATGGAAGAGCGGCGCGGGCTGTTTTCAATATTTTCCGAAAAATCCCCGGAGCTTGCAGCTTAAGGTCGTGGATACAAGGGATGCGGGAGAGTGCGTGTCTTTTTGCCGGGAAAAAGAAATGCTGTCTATCGCCCATACGCCCTACCCCACAAATCTCGCCGCCGGAGATACGGATGAACCAAGCAGGGAAGTGATGGTTCGGTCGCTGCTTAACGATTTAGAGATCGCAGAAGCCTGCGGATCGCTGGGGATCGTCGTGCATTTTGGGCATTTTCAGAAGCTGCCGCCGTTACAAGGCTATCAAAATATTATACAATGTATAAATGAAACGCTTCAGTCTTGGACAGGGACGGCCAAGCTGCTGATTGAGAACCAGGCGGGAAACGGCGGTTTCGAGGGAACGACGCTGGAGGAGCTGGTCAAGATCCGCGAGCTGAGCTGGTTCCCTGAAAAAATCGGGTTTTGCTTCGATACATGCCACGCCTTTGCGGCAGGCATATGGAATCCTGAGCGCAGCGGCGATTTGCTGGAGTCGGGCTTCAAGCTGGATTACTGGCCGCATTTGGCTGCCGTTCATCTCAACGATTCCCGGTATCCTTTTTCCTCCAAGAGGGACAGGCATGCCGGGGTGGGCAGAGGCCAAATCGGCGAAAAAGGACTGAAGGAGCTGCTGATATCGGAGCCGCTGCTTGGCAAACCGGCGATATTGGAGACCGAAAAGGGAACGGACGGCACGCACAAAGATGAAATTGCAGCGGTTCTGTCATGGTTTGAAGCGTAA
- a CDS encoding ABC transporter ATP-binding protein encodes MISLQHITLRREQSLILDEVSLDIKEGENWVILGRNGSGKTTLLEMMTGYLFPSSGTVKVLGHTYGQVDLREVRKEIGYIGPSLMEKLTLRDPVWEVVATGAYAYLRFYQQIPGEIKAKAIALLEDMNMGRLANHTFGTLSQGERKKAMLARCLMADPKLLIMDEPCAGLDLYEREKMLAEVDKLNRREVTVVYVTHHVEEIVPLFTHVALIREGRLAGAGPKKEVLTGEMMLAAYELPVEIEWEEERPWIKIKRGGSSI; translated from the coding sequence ATGATTTCTTTACAGCATATTACCCTGCGCAGGGAGCAGAGCCTAATTCTGGACGAAGTATCTCTGGATATTAAAGAGGGCGAGAATTGGGTGATCCTCGGACGCAACGGTTCGGGCAAGACGACCTTATTGGAGATGATGACCGGCTATCTGTTCCCAAGCAGCGGCACGGTCAAGGTGCTCGGCCACACCTACGGCCAGGTTGATTTGCGCGAAGTGCGCAAGGAAATCGGCTACATTGGGCCTTCGCTAATGGAGAAGCTGACGCTCCGTGATCCCGTCTGGGAGGTGGTGGCCACCGGGGCATACGCCTACCTGCGCTTTTATCAGCAGATTCCCGGTGAGATTAAGGCCAAGGCGATTGCGCTTTTGGAAGACATGAATATGGGCCGTCTGGCTAATCATACCTTCGGCACGCTGTCGCAGGGAGAACGCAAGAAGGCGATGCTGGCGCGCTGCCTGATGGCGGACCCGAAGCTGCTCATTATGGATGAGCCCTGCGCGGGACTGGATCTTTATGAACGGGAAAAAATGCTGGCTGAGGTGGACAAGCTGAACCGCCGGGAGGTAACCGTCGTGTATGTCACGCATCATGTCGAGGAGATTGTGCCGCTGTTTACACACGTAGCGCTGATCCGTGAAGGCAGGCTGGCCGGGGCGGGACCGAAGAAAGAAGTGCTGACCGGAGAGATGATGCTTGCCGCCTATGAGCTTCCCGTGGAGATCGAATGGGAGGAAGAGCGTCCCTGGATAAAAATAAAACGTGGAGGTTCATCCATTTGA
- a CDS encoding cyclic-phosphate processing receiver domain-containing protein — translation MNEMIHVFMDDYRRVPQGFTLARTTEECLLLLRECEVGVLSLDYDMGPEDETGGYVAKTIVLEALFPREIYLHTSSAPGRKEMFELLYPARPEETAVHYGPMPEEKLREMASGAFGS, via the coding sequence ATGAACGAAATGATCCATGTGTTTATGGACGATTACAGGCGGGTTCCCCAGGGATTTACGCTTGCCCGGACGACGGAGGAATGTCTGCTGCTGCTTCGCGAATGCGAGGTCGGCGTCCTCTCTCTCGACTATGATATGGGTCCGGAAGACGAAACCGGGGGATACGTAGCCAAAACCATTGTTCTTGAAGCGCTGTTCCCCAGGGAGATTTATCTGCATACCTCGAGTGCGCCGGGAAGAAAAGAAATGTTCGAGCTCCTATACCCGGCAAGACCCGAAGAAACGGCGGTCCATTACGGGCCGATGCCGGAGGAGAAGCTTCGCGAGATGGCTTCGGGAGCTTTTGGATCATGA
- a CDS encoding ABC-F family ATP-binding cassette domain-containing protein, whose protein sequence is MSLLTVEDVAHNFGDRQLFKNVSFRLLAGEHVGLVGANGVGKSTLMNILTGKLLKDSGKVEWTPKVRYGYLDQHTVLTPGKTIRDVLKDAFLPLLELEQEMMGITEKMADASPEELELLLEQMGEIQEQLDIGDFYLIDVKVEEMGNGLGLSAIGLDRDVASLSGGQRTKVLLAKLLLEKPNVLLLDEPTNYLDVEHIDWLTNYLKQYPYAFILISHDTEFMNKVVDVVYHLEFAKLTRYTANYEKFLDMAYINKTQHIDAYEKQQEFIKKQEDFIQRNKARYSTSGRAKSREKQLERLERIDKPEEAVKPTFQFKESRASGKTVFEGIDFEIGYDRPLLPKLNMTIERGEKIAIVGCNGVGKSTLLKTILGVIPPLNGKTYRGDFLHPAYFQQEVKAGNITPIDDVWNEFSSLNQHEVRAHLARCGLKNEHITRPLNMLSGGEQAKVRLCKLLMRESNWVLFDEPTNHLDVVAKDELKRALKEYKGTVLLVSHEPDFYEDWVTKTWNVEQWSTQSV, encoded by the coding sequence ATGAGTTTACTTACTGTAGAAGACGTTGCCCACAATTTTGGGGACCGTCAGCTGTTCAAGAATGTATCGTTCCGGCTGCTCGCGGGCGAGCATGTCGGTCTGGTGGGAGCGAACGGTGTTGGCAAGTCGACACTGATGAATATTTTGACGGGAAAGCTGCTGAAAGACAGCGGCAAGGTGGAATGGACCCCGAAGGTCCGCTATGGCTACCTTGACCAGCACACGGTTCTGACCCCGGGTAAGACGATACGCGATGTGCTGAAGGACGCGTTCTTGCCGCTGCTTGAGCTGGAGCAGGAAATGATGGGCATTACCGAGAAAATGGCCGACGCCTCGCCGGAAGAGCTGGAGCTCTTGCTTGAGCAGATGGGCGAAATCCAGGAGCAGCTTGATATTGGCGACTTCTATTTAATCGACGTTAAAGTGGAGGAGATGGGCAACGGTCTCGGACTGTCCGCGATCGGACTGGACCGGGACGTGGCGAGCCTTAGCGGCGGACAACGGACGAAAGTGCTGCTGGCCAAGCTGCTGCTGGAGAAGCCGAACGTGCTGCTGCTTGACGAGCCGACCAACTATCTCGATGTGGAGCATATCGATTGGCTGACCAATTATTTGAAGCAATATCCGTATGCATTCATCCTGATTTCTCATGACACGGAGTTCATGAACAAGGTCGTCGATGTCGTCTATCATCTGGAATTTGCGAAGCTGACGCGCTATACAGCCAATTATGAGAAGTTCCTGGATATGGCGTACATCAATAAGACGCAGCATATTGACGCTTATGAGAAGCAGCAGGAATTCATCAAAAAGCAGGAGGATTTCATCCAGCGGAACAAGGCGCGGTACTCGACGTCGGGACGGGCCAAGAGCCGGGAGAAGCAGCTTGAACGTCTGGAGCGGATCGACAAGCCGGAAGAAGCCGTCAAGCCTACGTTCCAGTTCAAAGAGAGCCGGGCAAGCGGCAAGACGGTATTTGAAGGCATTGACTTCGAGATCGGCTATGACCGTCCGCTGCTGCCCAAGCTGAACATGACGATCGAACGCGGGGAAAAGATCGCTATCGTCGGCTGCAACGGGGTCGGCAAATCGACGCTGCTGAAGACGATTCTGGGCGTTATTCCGCCGCTGAACGGGAAGACCTACCGGGGCGACTTCCTGCATCCCGCCTATTTCCAGCAAGAGGTCAAGGCTGGCAACATCACGCCAATCGACGATGTCTGGAATGAGTTCTCGAGTCTGAATCAGCATGAAGTACGGGCCCATCTGGCGCGCTGCGGCCTGAAGAACGAGCATATTACCCGTCCGCTCAACATGCTGAGCGGGGGCGAGCAGGCGAAGGTCCGGCTGTGCAAGCTGTTGATGCGTGAGAGCAACTGGGTTCTGTTCGACGAACCGACGAATCACCTGGACGTTGTGGCGAAGGATGAGCTGAAACGGGCGCTCAAGGAGTATAAGGGCACCGTTCTGCTCGTTTCCCACGAACCCGATTTCTATGAAGATTGGGTAACCAAAACGTGGAACGTGGAGCAGTGGTCCACACAATCCGTCTAG
- a CDS encoding TIGR01457 family HAD-type hydrolase: MIDNIQGLLLDLDGTLYHGGIMIPGADKLIAGLRGKGIPFLFVTNNSSRTPANVAAHLSAMGIEAQEQEVCTSSLAAARYIAEESPGAAVAILGEEGLHRACEEAGLHIVTDSPQYVVQGIDRSFTYDSLTRAARWITGGAAFVLTNPDLMLPSDDGMMPGAGTLGAAIEAASGVKPVIIGKPHRHLMSYATLRLGIDPKDTIVVGDNMRTDIAAGANAGCRTVLTLTGVTTKDNLEQYKEWTGVSPDFICSNLADLRALLGV; this comes from the coding sequence ATGATCGATAATATCCAAGGCCTGCTTCTGGATCTGGACGGTACACTTTATCACGGCGGCATCATGATTCCGGGAGCGGATAAATTGATTGCCGGACTTAGAGGAAAAGGAATCCCGTTTCTGTTCGTAACCAATAACTCGTCACGAACGCCGGCAAATGTCGCCGCTCATCTCAGCGCGATGGGGATTGAAGCGCAGGAGCAAGAAGTCTGCACTTCTTCGCTGGCGGCGGCAAGATATATCGCCGAAGAATCACCCGGGGCGGCAGTGGCGATACTTGGGGAAGAAGGGCTGCACCGCGCATGCGAAGAAGCGGGTCTCCATATCGTAACCGATTCGCCGCAGTACGTTGTCCAAGGCATTGACCGTTCTTTTACATATGATTCTCTAACCCGTGCGGCGCGCTGGATCACCGGAGGAGCGGCCTTTGTGCTAACCAATCCGGACTTGATGCTGCCCTCCGACGACGGTATGATGCCCGGAGCGGGCACACTGGGGGCGGCGATCGAAGCCGCAAGCGGTGTAAAGCCGGTTATCATCGGCAAGCCGCACCGCCATCTAATGAGTTACGCAACATTGCGGCTGGGCATTGATCCCAAAGACACCATCGTTGTCGGCGACAACATGAGAACGGATATTGCCGCGGGAGCGAATGCCGGCTGCCGGACAGTGCTTACGCTGACCGGTGTGACGACGAAAGACAATCTGGAGCAGTACAAGGAGTGGACCGGGGTATCTCCGGACTTTATTTGCAGTAATCTGGCTGATCTGCGCGCCCTGCTTGGTGTATAA
- a CDS encoding response regulator transcription factor, with the protein MIIWFFPEGKEGRDFQGATQGPVNDRSAIERALHDTGLTVVRITDVESLRDRLGQRDAALLLAEIPEGGKWEGWNPVISVRENGKYLPVLVISGLQGGDSAEAAFKAGANDYMAHPLHPGELRCRIENLLALTSRRRASGTLKLGGLTLEPSRRRAVRDGRDLRLTAKEFALLYYLVANSGEICSRENILRHVWGYDFHADTNVTDVYIRHLRLKVDKGHRQKLIHTVRGAGYVVKAPEMAPYT; encoded by the coding sequence ATGATCATTTGGTTCTTCCCTGAAGGGAAGGAGGGACGCGATTTTCAAGGTGCGACGCAGGGACCGGTTAACGATCGGAGCGCAATCGAACGTGCGCTCCATGATACGGGACTGACCGTAGTGAGAATTACGGATGTAGAGAGCCTTCGGGACCGCCTTGGGCAGCGGGACGCCGCATTGCTCTTAGCGGAGATCCCGGAAGGCGGGAAGTGGGAAGGCTGGAATCCGGTGATAAGCGTTCGGGAGAACGGCAAATATCTCCCGGTACTGGTTATTTCCGGCCTGCAAGGCGGAGACTCGGCCGAAGCCGCATTCAAGGCGGGAGCCAACGACTATATGGCTCACCCGCTGCATCCCGGCGAGCTTCGGTGCCGGATCGAGAATTTGCTGGCGCTTACGAGCAGACGGCGAGCGAGCGGTACGCTTAAGCTAGGTGGTCTGACGCTTGAGCCGTCCCGGCGGCGGGCCGTCCGCGACGGCCGGGATTTGAGGCTTACCGCCAAAGAATTTGCGCTCCTCTATTATCTGGTTGCCAACAGCGGCGAGATTTGCTCCCGGGAGAATATTTTACGTCATGTTTGGGGATATGATTTTCACGCCGACACCAATGTGACGGATGTGTACATCCGCCATCTCAGGTTAAAGGTGGATAAGGGTCACCGCCAGAAGCTGATCCACACGGTCCGCGGCGCCGGTTATGTAGTAAAGGCGCCGGAAATGGCGCCATATACGTAA
- a CDS encoding serine/threonine protein kinase, whose translation MRYKSKLRPGQILDGRYAIAGIIGSGGSSHVHLGEDLRLPGKRWAVKECVTENQDYGNVQAEAELLISLDHRRLPRVVDFFPPDEDGYSYLVMDYIEGLTLSRYMDSVGGKIPGETLLLFAKQLLEVLQYLHGHRPPIVYRDLKPSNIMLAPEKGLMLIDFGIARRHRGGAEEDTVKLGTVGFAAPEQYGSGESDHRSDLYGLGALLLYLATGGKYSVWAAGMERRLEGRLPDMLVPVLRRLLRPRPDDRYGSAEEVLRILEGVKEGSSAGIRQQEFARTALPAQGKAQTVTLMGTASGIGTTHTSLAAARLLGRFGPVAWVDYAPESPVYGRIRSLAEASGRPIPSEETEGPLDVNGIHCWKRPEDGTLEELAARYRYIVLDIGSGEYEGAGAEFARGDIPLLLASGADWRMEETLQWLRRSGWGPGSGWKIGLPLAGVHAADLLRRTLGVREVYALPFQPDPLAVGGNLESELRSMLAGILEKGSRRKKGRFFQRK comes from the coding sequence ATGCGCTATAAATCAAAGCTGAGACCCGGGCAGATCTTGGATGGCCGATACGCCATTGCCGGCATTATCGGATCGGGGGGAAGCAGTCATGTGCATCTGGGGGAGGATTTGCGTCTGCCCGGCAAGCGCTGGGCCGTTAAAGAATGTGTGACGGAAAATCAAGATTATGGAAACGTTCAGGCCGAAGCGGAGCTGCTGATCAGTCTGGATCATAGAAGGCTTCCCCGAGTCGTCGATTTTTTTCCGCCGGATGAAGACGGCTACTCCTATCTCGTAATGGACTATATCGAAGGCTTGACACTGAGCCGTTATATGGATTCTGTAGGCGGGAAAATTCCGGGAGAGACTTTGCTCCTGTTCGCCAAGCAGCTGCTGGAGGTGCTGCAGTATCTTCACGGGCATCGCCCGCCTATCGTCTATCGTGATCTGAAGCCCTCGAACATTATGCTGGCTCCGGAAAAAGGGCTGATGCTGATCGATTTCGGGATCGCCCGCAGGCATAGGGGCGGCGCGGAAGAAGATACGGTCAAGCTGGGTACGGTCGGCTTCGCCGCTCCGGAGCAGTACGGGAGCGGCGAGAGCGATCACCGCTCCGATCTGTACGGATTGGGGGCGCTGCTGCTGTATTTGGCAACCGGAGGCAAATATAGCGTATGGGCAGCGGGAATGGAACGCAGGCTGGAGGGACGACTACCCGATATGCTGGTTCCTGTGCTGCGGCGGCTGCTCCGGCCAAGGCCGGATGACCGATACGGCAGCGCGGAAGAAGTGCTACGAATACTAGAGGGTGTCAAAGAGGGCTCATCCGCCGGAATACGGCAGCAAGAGTTTGCGCGGACAGCACTGCCTGCCCAGGGCAAAGCGCAAACCGTGACGCTAATGGGGACGGCCTCTGGCATCGGCACCACGCACACGTCTCTGGCGGCTGCACGTCTACTTGGCCGCTTTGGTCCAGTGGCTTGGGTCGATTATGCTCCCGAATCGCCTGTATACGGACGGATAAGATCATTAGCCGAAGCTTCCGGCAGGCCTATTCCATCCGAGGAAACGGAAGGTCCTTTAGATGTAAACGGCATTCATTGCTGGAAACGCCCTGAGGATGGCACTCTGGAGGAACTTGCTGCCCGCTACCGATACATTGTCCTTGATATCGGCAGCGGGGAGTATGAGGGAGCGGGAGCTGAATTCGCCCGAGGCGACATTCCCCTGCTGCTTGCGTCGGGGGCGGATTGGCGAATGGAGGAGACGCTCCAATGGCTCCGCCGCAGCGGCTGGGGGCCGGGCAGCGGCTGGAAGATCGGTCTTCCGCTGGCGGGAGTCCATGCCGCCGATCTGCTAAGGCGGACGCTGGGAGTCCGGGAAGTGTACGCCTTGCCTTTTCAGCCAGATCCCCTCGCAGTCGGCGGAAACCTGGAATCGGAACTTCGCAGCATGCTCGCCGGTATATTGGAAAAAGGAAGCAGAAGGAAAAAAGGGCGCTTTTTTCAGCGTAAATGA
- a CDS encoding SAM-dependent methyltransferase: MNELNPNLEQSPSPSVSETVSRYICTANHGFAPYAQEELRRQFGSVKSTLLLPGEIFLATLQAEPEEVARRLEENPPIFLRHIQPVQLQDEGGSEALERLAVYLSRRSELQGERIAIQVRKTDDSFWRESPGELREWLQAKLEGVAAEFTVQSPAWIVSVYAASNALYAGASRPEDNLSDWNGGAIRFRREDGQISRAKFKLMEAEKEFGIPFGSFRRALDIGAAPGGWTSFLLERGLAVTAVDPARMHESLKDNPALKVLRKNAGEVKFKENEFDLLVCDMSWSPKLMAKLVTGLLYSLAPGGTAVVTLKLMYKKPLALIKEITAMFEAERMQIQRAKQLFHNRDEITLYMIKY, from the coding sequence TTGAACGAGCTTAACCCCAACTTAGAACAAAGTCCGTCTCCTTCGGTAAGCGAGACGGTTTCAAGATACATTTGCACCGCCAATCACGGCTTTGCCCCCTATGCCCAGGAGGAACTGCGGCGCCAGTTCGGCTCGGTCAAGAGTACGCTGCTGCTGCCAGGAGAAATCTTCTTGGCTACGCTTCAGGCGGAGCCGGAAGAAGTCGCGAGGCGTCTTGAGGAGAACCCGCCAATATTTCTGCGCCATATTCAGCCGGTCCAGCTGCAGGACGAAGGCGGAAGCGAAGCGCTGGAGCGGCTGGCGGTTTATTTGAGCCGCCGAAGTGAGCTCCAAGGGGAGCGGATTGCCATACAGGTGCGCAAGACCGATGATTCGTTCTGGCGCGAAAGTCCGGGCGAGCTGCGTGAATGGCTGCAGGCCAAGCTTGAAGGCGTCGCAGCCGAATTTACCGTGCAGAGTCCGGCATGGATCGTCTCGGTCTATGCGGCCTCGAACGCGCTGTACGCTGGGGCTTCCCGTCCCGAGGACAATTTAAGCGATTGGAACGGCGGAGCGATCCGTTTCCGCCGCGAGGACGGCCAAATTTCACGGGCGAAGTTCAAGCTGATGGAAGCGGAGAAGGAATTCGGCATTCCATTCGGCAGCTTCCGGCGAGCGCTCGATATCGGGGCGGCGCCCGGCGGCTGGACGTCGTTCCTGCTGGAACGGGGCCTGGCGGTGACAGCCGTCGATCCGGCGCGCATGCATGAATCGCTAAAGGATAATCCCGCCCTAAAAGTGCTGCGCAAAAATGCCGGAGAGGTCAAATTCAAAGAGAATGAATTTGATCTGCTCGTCTGCGACATGAGCTGGAGTCCGAAGCTGATGGCCAAGCTGGTGACTGGACTGCTGTACAGCCTGGCACCCGGAGGAACCGCGGTCGTCACCTTGAAGCTGATGTATAAGAAGCCGCTGGCTCTGATCAAAGAGATTACAGCTATGTTTGAAGCCGAGCGAATGCAAATTCAGCGGGCCAAGCAGCTGTTTCATAATCGGGACGAAATAACACTTTATATGATTAAATATTAA
- a CDS encoding Fpg/Nei family DNA glycosylase, with product MPEFPEMENYRRLLSKHIVNLPITGVTVNREKSINVEPEVFVERLVGARIVFVERRGKHLVFHLHDGRRLLLHLMLGGLLFYGTEEERPDRSTQVEIAFGDRILYFIGLRLGYLHLLSVKETEAALAKLGPELLDRRMNEDRFAELLKGRRGALKSLLVNQQVFAGIGNCYADEIAYEAALLPSAPVQGLPPESITRLYGAVRKVLSEAADFGGYMEMPFMTGDTVTGGYNDRCKVYDRGGETCERCGGTIVKTELSSRKVFYCPDCQHER from the coding sequence ATGCCGGAATTTCCGGAAATGGAGAACTACCGCAGGCTGCTCTCGAAGCATATCGTCAATTTGCCGATCACCGGAGTGACGGTTAATAGGGAGAAATCGATAAATGTGGAGCCGGAAGTGTTCGTCGAGAGACTTGTCGGCGCACGCATAGTTTTTGTGGAACGTAGAGGTAAGCATCTGGTGTTCCATCTGCATGACGGCCGCCGGCTGCTGCTGCATCTAATGCTTGGAGGGCTGCTGTTCTACGGAACGGAGGAAGAACGTCCGGACCGCAGCACGCAGGTGGAGATCGCCTTCGGCGACCGGATATTGTATTTTATAGGCTTGCGCCTTGGCTACCTGCATCTATTATCCGTCAAGGAGACAGAGGCGGCCCTCGCCAAGCTGGGTCCCGAGCTGCTGGACCGGCGGATGAACGAAGATCGGTTTGCCGAACTGCTGAAGGGCAGGCGCGGGGCGCTCAAAAGCCTGCTGGTGAACCAGCAGGTGTTTGCCGGAATCGGCAACTGCTATGCCGACGAAATCGCCTACGAAGCGGCTCTGCTGCCATCAGCTCCCGTTCAGGGGCTGCCGCCGGAATCGATAACCCGTTTGTACGGTGCGGTTCGCAAGGTGCTGAGCGAGGCGGCAGACTTCGGGGGCTACATGGAGATGCCTTTTATGACCGGAGATACGGTCACGGGCGGCTATAATGACCGATGCAAGGTATACGACCGGGGTGGCGAGACCTGTGAACGCTGCGGGGGAACGATCGTCAAGACGGAATTGTCCAGCCGCAAGGTCTTCTACTGTCCGGATTGTCAGCATGAACGCTAA
- a CDS encoding C40 family peptidase: protein MNKATLIQKVLVVGVCTAIGFGGVMASGEATPTAQAASVSTTGTKIVSLGKQYMGTPYKFGVTTKTTRYFDCSSFTKYIYGKYGVTLPRTSVKQSKVGRAVSKANLRVGDLVFFSSGSRANGSNVTHVAVYAGGGKILHTYGSPGVTISDLNSGNWKRTYLKARRVL from the coding sequence ATGAATAAAGCAACTCTGATTCAAAAAGTACTTGTTGTTGGAGTATGTACAGCCATCGGATTTGGCGGAGTCATGGCGAGCGGTGAAGCAACACCGACCGCACAAGCCGCATCGGTGTCGACAACAGGCACGAAAATTGTCAGCTTAGGCAAACAATATATGGGAACACCTTATAAATTTGGCGTTACCACAAAGACGACCCGATATTTTGACTGTTCTTCCTTTACCAAATATATTTACGGCAAATACGGCGTCACCCTGCCCCGCACTTCGGTAAAGCAATCCAAAGTGGGCAGAGCCGTCTCTAAAGCCAATCTCCGCGTTGGCGATCTCGTATTCTTCTCCAGCGGCAGCCGCGCTAACGGCAGTAACGTTACCCACGTGGCGGTTTATGCTGGGGGCGGAAAAATTCTGCACACTTACGGCTCTCCGGGTGTTACGATTTCCGACCTGAACTCCGGCAACTGGAAAAGAACGTATCTGAAAGCACGCCGCGTTCTGTAA
- a CDS encoding thioredoxin, with product MNEHELLEAIGRSGTHLAVFLETPLCGTCKVARRMMDVAEHLLPRDYALVSGNVNLLPSIVWQYRIASVPALLVFDADRGRPPRIHYALYSVERVLEYIRSVN from the coding sequence ATGAATGAACACGAACTGCTGGAGGCGATCGGCCGCAGCGGGACACACCTTGCCGTCTTCCTGGAGACGCCGCTCTGCGGTACATGCAAAGTCGCCCGCCGCATGATGGATGTCGCTGAACATCTGCTTCCCCGGGATTATGCGCTTGTTTCCGGCAATGTTAATCTTCTCCCAAGCATCGTGTGGCAGTACCGTATTGCCAGCGTTCCGGCGCTGCTTGTATTTGACGCAGACCGAGGCCGTCCGCCGCGCATTCATTATGCGTTATATTCGGTGGAGCGTGTGCTGGAATACATAAGGAGCGTGAATTGA